A region of Diceros bicornis minor isolate mBicDic1 chromosome 9, mDicBic1.mat.cur, whole genome shotgun sequence DNA encodes the following proteins:
- the KPNA3 gene encoding importin subunit alpha-4 isoform X1 yields MAENPGLENHRIKSFKNKGRDVETMRRHRNEVTVELRKSKRDEHLLKKRNVPQEESLEDSDVDADFKAQNVTLEAILQNATSDNPVVQLSAVQAARKLLSSDRNPPIDDLIKSGILPILVTCLERDDNPSLQFEAAWALTNIASGTSAQTQAVVQSNAVPLFLRLLHSPHQNVCEQAVWALGNIIGDGPQCRDYVISLGVVKPLLSFINPSIPITFLRNVTWVIVNLCRNKDPPPPMETVQEILPALCVLIYHTDINILVDTVWALSYLTDGGNEQIQMVIDSGVVPFLVPLLSHQEVKVQTAALRAVGNIVTGTDEQTQVVLNCDVLSHFPNLLSHPKEKINKEAVWFLSNITAGNQQQVQAVIDAGLIPMIIHQLAKGDFGTQKEAAWAISNLTISGRKDQVEYLVQQNVIPPFCNLLSVKDSQVVQVVLDGLKNILIMAGDEASTIAEIIEECGGLEKIEVLQQHENEDIYKLAFEIIDQYFSGDDIDEDPSLIPEATQGGTYNFDPTANLQTKEFNF; encoded by the exons acaaTGCGAAGACACAGAAATGAAGTGACAGTTGAACTGCGAAAG AGCAAAAGAGATGAACACTTACTGAAAAAAAGAAACGTTCCCCAAGAAGAAAGTTTAGAAGATTCAGATGTTGATGCTGACTTTAAAGCA caaaaTGTAACACTAGAAGCTATATTGCAG AATGCCACAAGTGATAACCCAGTGGTCCAGTTGAGTGCTGTCCAGGCTGCAAG aaagCTATTATCCAGTGACAGAAACCCACCAATTGATGACCTAATAAAATCTGGAATTTTACCAATTCTAGTCACATGTCTAGAAAGAGATGATAA TCCTTCATTACAGTTTGAAGCTGCTTGGGCGTTAACTAATATAGCATCAGGAACTTCTGCACAGACTCAAGCTGTTGTACAGTCTA ATGCCGTACCTCTTTTTCTGAGACTTCTCCATTCACCACATCAGAATGTTTGTGAACAAGCAGTATGGGCTTTGGGAAACATTATAG GTGATGGTCCTCAATGTAGAGATTATGTCATATCACTGGGAGTTGTCAAACCTCTTCTGTCCTTCATCAATCCTTCCATTCCCATCACCTTCCTTCGGAACGTCACATGGGTCATTGTCAATCTCTGCAGGAATAAGGACCCCCCACCGCCTATGGAGACAGTTCAGGAG ATTTTGCCAGCTTTGTGTGTCCTCATATACCATACGGACATAAAC ATTCTTGTAGATACTGTTTGGGCTCTGTCCTACCTGACAGATGGAGGCAACGAGCAAATACAGATGGTTATTGATTCAGGGGTCGTGCCATTTCTTGTGCCCCTTCTGAGCCACCAGGAAGTGAAAGTTCAa ACAGCAGCACTCAGAGCGGTTGGCAACATAGTGACTGGTACCGACGAGCAGACCCAGGTTGTTCTCAACTGTGATGTCCTGTCACACTTCCCAAATCTCTTATCACACCCAAAAGAGAAGATAAATAAG GAAGCAGTGTGGTTCCTTTCCAACATAACAGCAGGCAACCAGCAACAAGTTCAAGCTGTAATAGATGCTGGATTAATTCCTATGATTATTCATCAGCTTGCTAAG GGGGACTTTGGAACACAAAAAGAAGCTGCTTGGGCAATTAGCAACTTAACGATAAGTGGCAGAAAAGATCAG GTTGAGTACCTTGTACAGCAGAATGTAATACCACCGTTCTGTAATTTACTGTCAGTAAAAGATTCTCAAGTTGTTCAGGTGGTTCTAGATGGTCTGAAAAACATTCTGATAATGGCTGGTGATGAAGCAAGCACAATAGCTGAAATAATAGAAGAATGTGGAG GTTTGGAAAAAATCGAAGTTTTACAACAACACGAAAATGAAGACATATATAAATTAGCATTTGAAATCATAGATCAGTATTTCTCTGGTGATGAT ATTGATGAAGATCCTAGCCTCATTCCTGAAGCAACACAAGGAGGTACTTACAATTTTGACCCAACAGCCAACCTTCAAAcaaaagaatttaatttttaa
- the KPNA3 gene encoding importin subunit alpha-4 isoform X2 has translation MRRHRNEVTVELRKSKRDEHLLKKRNVPQEESLEDSDVDADFKAQNVTLEAILQNATSDNPVVQLSAVQAARKLLSSDRNPPIDDLIKSGILPILVTCLERDDNPSLQFEAAWALTNIASGTSAQTQAVVQSNAVPLFLRLLHSPHQNVCEQAVWALGNIIGDGPQCRDYVISLGVVKPLLSFINPSIPITFLRNVTWVIVNLCRNKDPPPPMETVQEILPALCVLIYHTDINILVDTVWALSYLTDGGNEQIQMVIDSGVVPFLVPLLSHQEVKVQTAALRAVGNIVTGTDEQTQVVLNCDVLSHFPNLLSHPKEKINKEAVWFLSNITAGNQQQVQAVIDAGLIPMIIHQLAKGDFGTQKEAAWAISNLTISGRKDQVEYLVQQNVIPPFCNLLSVKDSQVVQVVLDGLKNILIMAGDEASTIAEIIEECGGLEKIEVLQQHENEDIYKLAFEIIDQYFSGDDIDEDPSLIPEATQGGTYNFDPTANLQTKEFNF, from the exons aTGCGAAGACACAGAAATGAAGTGACAGTTGAACTGCGAAAG AGCAAAAGAGATGAACACTTACTGAAAAAAAGAAACGTTCCCCAAGAAGAAAGTTTAGAAGATTCAGATGTTGATGCTGACTTTAAAGCA caaaaTGTAACACTAGAAGCTATATTGCAG AATGCCACAAGTGATAACCCAGTGGTCCAGTTGAGTGCTGTCCAGGCTGCAAG aaagCTATTATCCAGTGACAGAAACCCACCAATTGATGACCTAATAAAATCTGGAATTTTACCAATTCTAGTCACATGTCTAGAAAGAGATGATAA TCCTTCATTACAGTTTGAAGCTGCTTGGGCGTTAACTAATATAGCATCAGGAACTTCTGCACAGACTCAAGCTGTTGTACAGTCTA ATGCCGTACCTCTTTTTCTGAGACTTCTCCATTCACCACATCAGAATGTTTGTGAACAAGCAGTATGGGCTTTGGGAAACATTATAG GTGATGGTCCTCAATGTAGAGATTATGTCATATCACTGGGAGTTGTCAAACCTCTTCTGTCCTTCATCAATCCTTCCATTCCCATCACCTTCCTTCGGAACGTCACATGGGTCATTGTCAATCTCTGCAGGAATAAGGACCCCCCACCGCCTATGGAGACAGTTCAGGAG ATTTTGCCAGCTTTGTGTGTCCTCATATACCATACGGACATAAAC ATTCTTGTAGATACTGTTTGGGCTCTGTCCTACCTGACAGATGGAGGCAACGAGCAAATACAGATGGTTATTGATTCAGGGGTCGTGCCATTTCTTGTGCCCCTTCTGAGCCACCAGGAAGTGAAAGTTCAa ACAGCAGCACTCAGAGCGGTTGGCAACATAGTGACTGGTACCGACGAGCAGACCCAGGTTGTTCTCAACTGTGATGTCCTGTCACACTTCCCAAATCTCTTATCACACCCAAAAGAGAAGATAAATAAG GAAGCAGTGTGGTTCCTTTCCAACATAACAGCAGGCAACCAGCAACAAGTTCAAGCTGTAATAGATGCTGGATTAATTCCTATGATTATTCATCAGCTTGCTAAG GGGGACTTTGGAACACAAAAAGAAGCTGCTTGGGCAATTAGCAACTTAACGATAAGTGGCAGAAAAGATCAG GTTGAGTACCTTGTACAGCAGAATGTAATACCACCGTTCTGTAATTTACTGTCAGTAAAAGATTCTCAAGTTGTTCAGGTGGTTCTAGATGGTCTGAAAAACATTCTGATAATGGCTGGTGATGAAGCAAGCACAATAGCTGAAATAATAGAAGAATGTGGAG GTTTGGAAAAAATCGAAGTTTTACAACAACACGAAAATGAAGACATATATAAATTAGCATTTGAAATCATAGATCAGTATTTCTCTGGTGATGAT ATTGATGAAGATCCTAGCCTCATTCCTGAAGCAACACAAGGAGGTACTTACAATTTTGACCCAACAGCCAACCTTCAAAcaaaagaatttaatttttaa